Proteins co-encoded in one Paracrocinitomix mangrovi genomic window:
- a CDS encoding T9SS type A sorting domain-containing protein gives MKKLILLFILLISINSFSQVFDTLLPNAGGYWGMKFWVYDGWSLSGKIYSNGSYEIYNTELDVDGNTWNYANINGTSGLIRSDSGKVIFRNHYGPNWLLDSDYQDTLEHVLYDFNMLVDDTAYFDQGWPITVESIGTANVLGVTKNAWFLSNNDTIVQGLGSMQGLMRPFKSTFESGQIMCSFIGTFIDTVNQDTVTLTYDNPSTCETLDLPNLEESISIKYLPALATLSVQNAANLTAKLYGIDGKLIGSFLIQNANYNYSMDNFNSGIYILQIGDSYSQQFVKY, from the coding sequence ATGAAAAAGCTTATTCTACTTTTTATTCTATTAATTTCCATTAATTCATTTAGTCAAGTTTTTGATACTCTTTTGCCAAATGCAGGAGGTTATTGGGGAATGAAATTTTGGGTATATGACGGCTGGTCTTTAAGTGGCAAGATATATTCTAATGGAAGCTATGAAATTTATAATACTGAATTAGACGTAGACGGAAATACATGGAATTATGCAAATATCAATGGAACTTCAGGTTTGATTAGAAGTGATTCAGGGAAGGTGATTTTTAGAAATCATTATGGTCCAAATTGGTTGTTAGATTCGGATTATCAAGATACCCTAGAACATGTTTTGTATGATTTCAATATGCTAGTGGATGATACTGCCTATTTTGATCAGGGATGGCCAATAACAGTTGAAAGCATTGGCACTGCTAACGTACTGGGAGTAACTAAAAATGCTTGGTTTTTAAGTAACAATGATACTATTGTTCAAGGTTTGGGTAGTATGCAAGGTTTAATGAGGCCTTTCAAATCAACTTTTGAATCCGGTCAAATTATGTGCTCTTTTATAGGAACTTTTATTGACACTGTAAACCAGGACACAGTTACGCTAACTTATGACAATCCATCTACTTGTGAAACACTTGATTTACCAAACTTGGAAGAATCAATATCTATTAAATACTTGCCTGCTTTAGCTACTCTCAGTGTGCAAAATGCTGCCAATTTAACGGCTAAATTATATGGTATAGATGGCAAATTAATAGGGAGTTTTTTAATCCAAAATGCTAACTATAATTATTCCATGGATAATTTTAATTCAGGCATCTACATCCTCCAAATTGGTGATAGCTACAGCCAACAGTTTGTGAAATATTAA
- a CDS encoding T9SS type A sorting domain-containing protein, which produces MKKLLIIIFSLFSFLSLAQNDIWFPNKGGVWSMKTSYGYPDSFWGEYSVELSDSAFIFHNDTSWYYCDYGGIYIDSGRVFFKAIWGIQGGLNVFVSPPGPSDTITKKLYDFNLNVGDTAYIGTYGTHIVGSIDTTNILGVPRKTLHLFNGSNEHDTWIEGLGSLHGFFFPWAHLFEASCDLCFFTGNFTDSLGNDYTLTYDNPSTCETLDLPKLEESISIKYLPALAALSVQNAANLKAKLYGIDGKLIGSFLIQNANYNYPMDNFNSGIYILQIGDSYSQKFVKI; this is translated from the coding sequence ATGAAAAAGTTGCTCATAATAATTTTTTCACTTTTCTCATTTCTGAGTTTAGCTCAAAACGACATTTGGTTTCCCAACAAAGGAGGTGTTTGGTCAATGAAAACCTCCTATGGATATCCAGATAGTTTTTGGGGCGAATACAGTGTTGAACTTTCTGATTCTGCCTTTATTTTCCATAACGACACCAGCTGGTATTACTGTGATTATGGAGGGATATATATAGATTCTGGTCGTGTGTTTTTCAAAGCAATTTGGGGAATTCAAGGAGGACTTAATGTTTTTGTTTCTCCTCCTGGACCATCTGATACTATTACTAAAAAATTGTATGATTTTAATTTAAATGTGGGTGACACAGCATATATTGGGACATATGGGACTCACATTGTTGGCTCAATAGACACCACCAATATACTTGGAGTTCCTAGAAAAACACTCCATCTGTTTAATGGATCAAATGAACACGACACATGGATTGAAGGTTTAGGAAGTTTACACGGATTCTTTTTCCCATGGGCGCATTTATTTGAGGCCAGTTGTGATTTATGTTTTTTTACTGGGAATTTCACAGATTCTCTTGGAAATGACTATACGCTAACTTATGACAATCCATCTACTTGTGAAACACTTGATTTACCAAAGTTGGAAGAATCAATATCTATTAAATACTTGCCTGCTTTAGCTGCTCTCAGTGTGCAAAATGCTGCCAATTTAAAGGCTAAATTATATGGTATTGACGGCAAATTAATAGGGAGTTTTTTAATCCAAAATGCTAACTATAATTATCCAATGGATAATTTTAATTCAGGTATCTACATCCTCCAAATTGGTGATAGCTACAGCCAAAAGTTTGTGAAAATCTGA
- a CDS encoding T9SS type A sorting domain-containing protein: MKRLLFLFVFNLTQLTIFSQNTNWAKAIGSNQSDDRIGGVDVDSQGNIYISGRFSGNSDFDPGPNTFNVISNGFHDAFLLKLDPLGNFLWVKTFGSIYNESSNGLEINQNDEVIIYGAFYGTVDFDPGIGQVLMTAGSNQNDPPNTFILKFDTDGNLIWARNFGSLGVFEKTLDISISLTNDIYLVGQYWNTVDFDPGIGVSNMTSVFEEDPFILKLNDSGNFVWAKSYDGFSEDDGFEGVLVDHNSNIFVTGWFNDSIDINPDLTTQWILSEGENSLTLKIDSAGNTIWGNCAYGGANNGMKVAIDSSENIYAIGKYIDQNVEVFDGVDTLTSSFHGSWDFYIHKMNVNGQSKWLHGFGSDSGNFSIYELGDIAMDIEIVNSNIIVTGAFSGYLDFDPDSMNTHILNADANQLLHHDTYLLNLDTSGHFNWVNAYYSDHSSFGEVIVPIDSSGLLIAGDFNKFLDANPSPLISEILPGNFSNNNASIHLINIYNCTGIFSTSNIDSIDVPNFSACSGDSVSIIIHGNLNDSDSWLLLDSDTNAVVIQKSESDTIWITPIDSMTLYLSSTGVCGEPQLLVGPINIAVNSVNTSILNITNCSSYTVPSGDETYFSSGTYTDTLIGSNGCDSLITVNLNITNSYSNISSIACYSYTVPSGDETYFFSGVYQDTIPNSSGCDSIITVDVVISPHQVTTISETACNHFTVPSGDETYFTSGNYEDTLTNIYGCDSLLEITLDILTQSESYIDTTICADNFDLPSGNYSVSTSGFYQDTITNTAGCDSIININLVLHSIDTAVDIIEDTLMANFIANSYQWIECKDSTVLSGATDQFYLPIQNGNYAVVLYYEGCVDTSECIAFQGLGENEINQYQVKVFPNPTFGNFVVELVDFQKINRIEVLNTLGTLILREDNINNTNYFELQLSSGIYFIDVVTNSSKNLRLKLLVL, from the coding sequence ATGAAGCGTTTATTATTCTTATTTGTCTTCAATCTTACTCAGCTCACGATTTTTTCTCAAAACACTAATTGGGCAAAAGCTATTGGAAGCAATCAAAGTGATGATAGAATTGGAGGTGTAGATGTTGATAGTCAAGGAAACATATATATATCTGGAAGATTCTCTGGAAACTCTGATTTTGATCCTGGTCCAAACACTTTCAACGTTATTTCAAATGGATTTCATGATGCTTTTTTATTAAAATTGGATCCTCTTGGTAATTTTCTTTGGGTAAAGACTTTTGGCAGTATTTATAATGAATCAAGTAATGGTCTAGAAATTAATCAAAATGATGAAGTAATTATATACGGAGCCTTCTACGGGACGGTTGATTTTGATCCTGGAATAGGCCAAGTTTTAATGACAGCTGGGAGTAATCAAAACGATCCGCCTAATACCTTTATTTTAAAATTTGACACAGATGGAAATTTAATTTGGGCAAGAAACTTTGGCAGTCTAGGTGTATTTGAAAAGACACTAGATATATCAATTAGTCTTACGAATGATATTTATTTAGTAGGACAGTATTGGAATACAGTAGACTTTGATCCAGGTATTGGTGTAAGTAATATGACTTCAGTATTTGAAGAAGACCCGTTCATCTTAAAATTAAATGACTCTGGAAACTTTGTTTGGGCAAAAAGCTATGATGGGTTTAGTGAAGATGATGGATTTGAAGGGGTTTTGGTAGACCATAACTCTAATATTTTTGTGACAGGTTGGTTTAATGACTCTATTGATATTAACCCCGATTTGACGACCCAATGGATTTTAAGTGAAGGTGAAAACTCCTTAACTTTAAAAATTGATTCAGCGGGAAATACTATTTGGGGAAATTGTGCATATGGAGGAGCGAATAATGGAATGAAGGTTGCCATTGATTCTTCTGAAAATATCTACGCTATTGGAAAATATATCGACCAAAACGTAGAAGTATTTGATGGTGTTGATACTTTAACTAGTAGTTTTCATGGATCTTGGGATTTTTATATTCATAAAATGAATGTAAATGGGCAATCAAAATGGCTACATGGTTTTGGCTCAGATTCTGGCAACTTTAGCATTTATGAATTAGGTGATATAGCAATGGATATTGAGATTGTAAATAGCAATATTATAGTTACCGGAGCATTTTCTGGATATCTAGATTTTGATCCGGATTCAATGAACACTCATATTTTAAACGCAGACGCAAATCAACTACTTCATCATGACACATACCTTCTAAATTTGGATACAAGTGGTCATTTCAATTGGGTAAATGCTTATTACAGCGATCATTCCTCTTTTGGGGAAGTAATTGTGCCAATAGATTCTAGCGGTCTTTTAATTGCTGGTGATTTTAATAAATTTTTAGATGCCAATCCGTCTCCTTTGATTTCAGAAATTTTACCGGGTAATTTTTCTAATAATAACGCCAGCATACACCTTATAAATATTTATAACTGCACGGGTATTTTCTCAACTAGTAATATAGACTCTATTGATGTACCAAATTTTTCAGCTTGTTCAGGTGATAGTGTGAGTATAATTATTCATGGAAATTTAAATGACTCAGATTCATGGTTACTATTGGATTCAGACACTAATGCTGTCGTTATCCAAAAAAGTGAATCTGATACAATTTGGATAACCCCCATAGATTCTATGACACTTTATCTGAGTTCAACTGGGGTTTGCGGAGAACCACAATTACTAGTAGGCCCAATAAATATTGCAGTTAACTCAGTCAATACATCAATTTTAAATATAACCAATTGTAGTTCTTATACAGTTCCTTCTGGTGACGAAACATATTTTTCAAGTGGAACCTATACTGACACGTTAATTGGGTCAAACGGTTGTGATAGTTTAATAACTGTTAATTTAAACATTACAAATTCATACTCAAATATCAGTTCTATAGCTTGCTATTCATATACCGTGCCTTCTGGTGATGAAACTTACTTTTTTAGTGGTGTCTACCAGGATACAATTCCAAATTCGTCTGGCTGTGATAGTATCATTACTGTTGACGTTGTAATAAGTCCACATCAAGTCACAACAATTTCAGAAACGGCGTGTAATCATTTTACGGTGCCTTCTGGTGATGAAACTTATTTTACAAGTGGTAATTATGAAGATACTCTTACTAATATATATGGCTGTGATAGTTTATTAGAAATAACATTGGATATCTTAACGCAGTCAGAAAGCTATATTGATACGACCATTTGCGCCGATAATTTCGATTTACCATCTGGTAATTATTCTGTTTCTACAAGTGGATTTTATCAAGATACAATAACTAATACCGCCGGATGTGACAGTATTATAAATATCAATCTGGTTTTGCATAGTATCGATACAGCTGTAGATATTATCGAAGATACCTTAATGGCAAATTTTATTGCAAATTCCTATCAATGGATAGAATGTAAGGATAGCACAGTTCTATCCGGTGCAACTGATCAATTTTATTTACCTATACAAAACGGTAATTATGCTGTAGTTTTATACTATGAAGGATGTGTTGATACCTCTGAATGTATAGCTTTTCAAGGACTCGGAGAAAATGAAATAAATCAATATCAGGTTAAAGTATTCCCAAATCCAACTTTTGGAAACTTTGTTGTAGAACTGGTAGATTTTCAAAAAATAAATCGAATAGAAGTTTTGAATACTCTAGGAACCTTAATATTAAGAGAGGACAACATTAACAATACCAATTATTTTGAACTTCAACTGTCATCAGGAATATATTTCATTGACGTTGTCACCAATTCTTCCAAAAATTTAAGGTTAAAATTACTCGTTTTGTAA